A window of Acropora muricata isolate sample 2 chromosome 6, ASM3666990v1, whole genome shotgun sequence genomic DNA:
CTGCTTACCTCGTGGTCCATCACTTCCAATACTTTGTCGAAGGCCGAGTATTTCATATTAACACAGATCACAAGCCCCTCACCTTCGCGCTTCAAGGCACCACTGAACGGCGGTCACCACAGCAGGCCCGACACCTAGCTTTTATCTCAGAGTTCACGAACGACATCCGCCACATAGAGGGTCTTGCTAATCCTGTCGCTGATGCTCTATCCCGAAACGTCCTAGTACTTGAGCAATCACCAGTCGATCTCGAAACCCTTGCTGTTGCCCAAAGCCAAGACGAAGACCTTAAGAGCCTCTTCACTTCTTCCACTTCCTTACAGCTGAAACAGGTGCCTATTCCACATTCCAACAAGACTCTTCTTTGCGACGTCTCCCTAGGTCGTCCCGGTCCCCTGGTCCCTTCCACAATGCGTCGTGCTGTATTTGACAACCTGCACTCCTTGTCACACCCTGGAATTAAGGCCTCTCGTCGCTTGGTCTCTGAACGGTATGTCTGGCCAAACATGAAACGTGACATTGCCACCTGGACTTGAACGTGTCATGACTGTCAGCAGTTGAAATTCCACCGACATATCAAAGCCCCACTGCAAACCTTTCCGGCGCCTGACTCCCGCTTTGACAGCATTCATGTCGATATCGTTGGTCCTTTGCCTCCTTCCAAGGGCAACACTTACTTGTTCACTTGCATTGATCGGTATACCCGCTGGCCGGAAACCATTCCAATGCCTGATGCCACGGCTGAATCCTGCACTTCCGCCCTCCTGTCCGGATGGGTCTCACGCTTTGGTGTGCCAAGAACAATCACCTCCCACAGGGGAGCGCAGTTTGAATCTGAACTTTGGAATTCCCTTATGACCCTCCTGGGTACTACGCGTCTTCGTACCACAGCGTATCATCCACAGTCCAATGGCCTTGTGGAAAGGTTTCATCGGCATTTGAAAGGTGGCCTGAAAGCACGGTTGGCAGGTAATCACTGGGTGGATAACCTCCCCATCGTTCTCCTTGGAATCCGAGCGAGCCTCAAGGAAGGCCTGTCCTGCACATCAGCTGAGTTGGTCTATGGGACGACACTCCGTCTGCCTGGAGATTTTTTTGCCCCACCTATTGCAGAGGATGCCTGCTCGTTCGTCTCACGGCTGCGTAGTACCATGCACCACCAGCAGTCCATACCTACGACATGGCACGGCAACCGCGATGTCTACCTACCCCCTGATCTTCATTCTGCTACCCACATCTATGTCCGCCATGATGGTCATAAACCCCCGCTTACTCGCCCTTATGAATGTCCCTTCCGTGTGGTACGCCGCCTGGACAAGCATTTTACTTTAGACATCAATGGTAAACTCAAGGAGGTCACTGTCGATCGTCTAAAACCTGCTAAACTAACTAGAGATCATGATACCATGATCAGTGACTCATCAGAGGATTCCAGTCTTCCGCCATCAAGTTTCACTGCTCATTCTCCATCACTCCTCTCGCGGGACCGTGCTTGTTCTCCAGAGTTGACTGCTCCAGATGAGGTTTTGGCTCATCCTCCGACCACGACCAAGACAGGTCGCGTCATTCGCAGACCGGCACACTTGGCCGATTATCTCACAGACTGGTAGGGGGGTACTGTAGTGCCTCGAACATTGTTGTGTTACATTCCTGTTCGTGACACTTGCATACTTAGAGGGGGGCATATCTATTGCCCTATGTTTTGAAACACTAGCGTCGATGTAAATTGCTTAGTGAGTTGTGTTACTTAGAGAAGCGTGGTACGCGATTCCTTTTCTCCTTCTCGCTAAAAGCCCTTCATTAGAGCGAGTAGCGACaacgctctgatgaagggctaaattgctcgaaacgtcagctttctaaacttTTCATGGTGGCAATTCAAACTTTATGAACTCGtctgataaaaacaaatttttgtttcactctctcTCACTGACTCAGTACCATtaaagtttctttagaaactagaaatgcCTATTTTTGTTCATTCTCATTGACAAATACATGGGTTTGTTTGGTTGGTTGCCTTTTCTTTGGGatgtgtccagaaatgcattTAACTGCAGATGCACACATACTTCAGTAACTAGTGTCTCCTTGTTTTTCTCGTCGACTTCACCATCAGTTTTATCAAGAAATACAAGAATCAAGGGTCATTAAGTGCATGTAGTTAATTATGTGTATTTCTAGACATAAGTGTTTTTGTTTGCTCAAGATTTTACTAGACATGTACATCCAGGGAACATTAAACAACAAATAGGAAgggaataaaattatttttttggagtTTGTGAGATGTAGCATAAGTCAAGCCTTTTGTAGCAGGTTGAGGAATCAATTTGAAGCATTGGCTTTATATTGTGTATTGGTTAGTTGTTTGTGTTCCTCCCTCACTACCCTGCCAAACCCTTTTTCCGCTGATTTTATCAGTGTGATGGGTACCTGCCTCTCTCCCCTGCCACATGGGGGCTCATAGCTGGATTGCCTGGATTTGCCAGTCATGAGAGTGGTCTCCATCCAGGGGCTGACTggcaatagtggaagctcctggatgtcCTCCAGTCAGTTGTTGATAGAAGTTTCACTGCTGTCTTTAATTTTACAGTATGACAAGCTTGTtgttgaaccaatcaaaactccAAAACCCAAGCCAGATGTCAACTCCTTAGTTTTTGGTGCAGAGTTCACAGATCATATGCTTAGTGTGGCATGGAATGTTAATGATGGCTGGGGTGATCCGAAGATTACACCTTTCCAGAACCTTTCTCTTGCTCCTTCATCATCAGTTCTCCATTATGGATTAGAGGTAACTTGAtgcaataggacatttgcatgatCATGCCATTTGACTACAAGAACCAGAATCCTTCAGGAATACAAAATTTAAatacgaaaagaaaaacaaattttattaGAGATATGGTTGAATATTTTGGTTATATTTGAGTCCTTTTAAGAAGAGAAACGTTGTCACATCTTCTTTAATataattttgcagttttctctttttaagCAAATTTCAGAAAACAAGATGTACATTCTATTGGTTTGGGAGATTATCTTGGTAAAATTGAGAAAGAATGGTCATGAATATTGATGAAATTATTGCCAATTTGTGTAATTGTCTTTTTAACAGTGTTTTGAGGGTATGAAGGCTTACCGAGGTGATGATGACAAAATTAGATTATTCCGTCCCTTGGAAAACATGCAAAGATTGAACAGATCAGCTGATAGATCTTGTTTGCCAGTGAGTGAATTTTAATTGTGTAGACTTGTTTTTAAACAGGAAATCTGACAGAGGTTGCATTATTGAGCAAGATAAAATGCTGATTCCATGGTAATTTTGCGATGGTGATTACTCCAGAAGATGGAATTTGACTACAAATAGTTTCCACAGTATTAATTTCATACATGGAGCTTAAGTTACAGTCTGACCTTAATTTATTACGATTTCCCAACCCAACCACAACCTAAAAGTTCATGACACTTTAGAGAATgcaatcaaattaatgaaatttcatttgaacatCAGATGGAAAACATCATGGTCATGGTTCAAGTACTATTCAGGCCTATCTTTCAcgactgcttaagtagcataaCAAAACTATGAAGATCATTAATATTAAAATACTTTAGAGAATCTTTGAGTTTCCAGCACAACCCAAAGTTAATGGAAGTTTACATCAACCTTTGAAAGCCAGTACTTTGCTGAAAACACGAGAAGGGTGGGTCAGTGGGCAGGCAAGGTCAATCCAATTGGATGTCttcaaacaaataataattaggaTTTTGACAGACCATGTGACCTTAAGACTTCTGCGAACTTGACCCCATTCCCCCAGcatattttcctctttattcATCCCTCAACTTGCAGAAAATCACAATTTCCTCATCTGAAATAGGAGCTCAGTTTTTCTTTACTTGAAGCTCCTGCAAAGTCTCTGATAGGGTCATTAACGGAATATTCTCacattatataataacccaagtaattcttgcattctaattggttatcgcctatgatctattagaggacagacgcacagatgacgacagcgctcgattcaagttttttggaattttttgaattttgaatttgaaccaatcacaattctttgctaagcatagcaaccaatcagttcgcttcattgtTTATAGACATAccatcacgtcagtgctattttcgtgtctgtcaaagtggcgaaatttgaaataaaaaggcattttttccgtgtattttaatttttttattatataaaacaaatagattccatgttgccatgtgtctgttcagtaatagatcacagaggacgtcaaaatgtggtaagaacatcagtgacacactcggctgtgcctcgtgtgccacttttttgttcttaccacattttgacgtcatctgtgatctattactgaacagacgcacggcaacatggaatctatttgttaatcaGATTGTTGAAAGATACCTGCCTTTTTTTCTCCTTGATCTCTTTGATGATTGCAGGGATTTGATGGAAAGGAATTTCTAAAGTGTCTGAGGCATCTCATAAGTATTGAAAAAGAATGGGTTCCATACTCTAACAAATGTTCCCTTTACCTCAGACCAACACTGATTGGAACAACGGTGAGTTTTGATGAAAGCTTACCAGAATGGATCATCTCATTTTCTTCAGTGCTgttgataataatgattataataataacaacaacaataacatgaATATCGCCGATGATAATATGCACAAATTATATAGATATCTTGTTGTACCCTGATAATGtgtcaaattgttcattcaTTGGTTAGTTGGACAATTTACTTTTTCCTGGTGTTAAACATGAATAACAAAGCAGCTGACGAAATGCTTGGAGGCCTAGCTGGCAGTGGCCTATCTGGTGGGACGTCATTGTCAAGTTTTGAAATACCTGTAATAACCTCAGCTTGTCAGGATGAATATTTCTAATACTGATAATGATCATAATAAGATCACAGTACCCTACTTATCTCCTCTATTTAACGTTAAATGTATCACAACCATGTTCCTTGTATAAATGGAAAAAAGCcaccaataaaattaatgcaatgcatttgttcttaaaaataatgttcgttatgataatataaataattatgataataataataggaagaagaataataataataagaagaagtgTTTTAGAACAACCAGTAGTGATGTAAAAATATGAGGTTTTGACAATGACCTTGATCAATTGCAAATTATTACAAGTTTAGTAAGATGATATAATTTTTATATAGAAATTCCAGTGCAAACTGCACTTAGCTATGTTTATGgtatattcttttatttttcaatgtaTTCTAATACAGTTTcagattttaataatttttatatataACATTATTTTCGTGTGATGATTTGCACATGAAGTCACTGAAACATCCTGTTTATTGTTACTGTTTGCTTGAAAATGTTTTACAAAATCTTTTGTTATCAAAAAAAGATGTCccaattactattattgtttttattgttatttttacatttaatAGCCTGCCCTTGGAGTGACTAGGCCCACGTCCGCCCTCTTATACGTGATTTTATCGCCTGTGGGACCATACTTTAAGACTGGCACATTAAGTCCTGTTGCTCTCCTAGCTGATCCAGCATTTGTCAGAGCCTGGCCTGGTGGCTGTGGTGATTTTAAATTGGGAGGGTATGTCATTAAGAAACCTTGAGACTTCATCCTGTGGTTTGTTAAATTACAGTGAAGCCTTGTGTTCACTGAATTACCAAGTATTATCAATTATTTGATTTACTGTCTTAATTTTCTCATATTTCCAATGATTCCAAGTAAAATAGGCCATTTTGGAAATTACCATAATACTCTTCCTTTTCCCCCCCAAATTGAGCATAAGCtgtgattgtttttgttttctcttgggaccatttaagtcccaagagaaactggaaacaatgcttatgcaaaatttggggggacaagcaaagagtattatggtatttttcatAGAGGCCTACCATATGAGATTTTGATGAGCAAGAATGATTTCAATCTGACCTTTTACATAGCTTGTGTCTAAAAATATTACAGTGACAAACTGTTTTCTCTAGCTGCAACTAAGGCTTTAATTTAAGTGAATGATTCAAGGTCAGGGGAAATTCAGGGAATGCAAGAGATGAGGTACCTTGCTCAAAGGAACACAGAGCAGATTGTATCTGACTATTGTTAATCCTTAATAAGAGCATCCtaacttgaatttgaaatgtttgAGTTGTGCAATACAGATACATCAATTCTATTGAAGTTTAGTGATGATGCAATCCTGAGTTGCTGCAGCTGTGGATTAACAACCATTCAATCCTTCATTCTTTTATTATGTGTAGGGGTTTAATGCACCACAAAATAGTACAGAGCTTATAATTATTAAAGGCCTTAAGTTTACCCTGTCATGCTAATTTTATTTGAACTTAGTAGTCTTGataaaaattttcaagtttgatGTTATTGTTTGATCTACAGTAATTATGGTCCCACAATTCTTGCACAGCAGCATGCTGAAATGCAAGGGCTTCAACAGGTGCTGTGGCTCTTTGGAGAGGATCGGCAGGTCAGAAACTAGTAATTCAAAAGTAAAAGCAGGAACTCTGCTTTTCAAGCAGACAAAAGCAGTACTCTAAACCTTAAACCTTAGAAATAACTCAAACACAAATGCTAACCCTATATGTTACAGCCAGATATTTTACTCTAAATTGGATCAAAATCTTATCAAAACGTCATTATGCAATTTCCAAGAAATAAGTGGATTAATTGCTtagttgttgtcattttttatttccaGCCAGACCTCTATTACTTGCACTTATAAGGACTGAATCTCATATAAAGAGCAAATAGGCAAATTTCGATATttgaaaattcagctgtaaacaatagacctcagcacgaggctctggggaataaaatacagtgtttgtggggtttattccccggagcctcgtgctgaggtctattgtttacagctgaattttaaaatatcgaaattggcctattgaaGCGATGCATTGAATCACAAAGCAGACATTTTTATTCAGCCTTTTCTATTGCACATATACTCAAAACTATAGAGCATTATACTCTAAGTTCaaagttaaaaaacaaatgggGCCATTGAGGTCACTTTAATGACTTTGTCACAAAACTTATAATATTCATGAATGAATTGTCTAAGTGAAAATGATTGTGCAGTTATGAAAATGTCCTGTCTTTAGGTCACTGAGGTTGGGACCATGAACATATTCATGGTGTGGATTAATGACGAAGGAGGTAAGTAACTGTTGCAAGACAATGTCTAATCAAAGCCTTAATATGACCATCCCTCACCTTGGGTAGCTGGTGCATGCAGGTGTGTGGTGTTTTTGCTCTCTTCAACCACTTCCCCTTCGGTCACAAGAGAACTTGCACTGCTTTAGTAATTGAGAAGAAAGtcaaacaataaataataatggaGCCTTAGTCAAAATTGTTTTGCTGTTCAAATTGCCCTTCTCCAAGTAATATTAGTATTTGATTAGTTTGTTCAACATCAGAATAAATATGATGTTGGAGGTTGTGGGTTCTAGCCCCTATCAGGCCAGCACTCTTGAAAAGATGCTTATTTTGAACCCTCTATCAGAGCTTACTTGGACCTTCTCCAAAATGGGTAGGAAGAAATAGAAAGgtgtttatttttgaaaatgttgtatTACTGAATCATTATTTTGCTCTCAATTTTTAGATAAGGAGTTAATTACACCTCCACTCAATGGCTTAATCCTTCCGGGAATTACAAGGAAGTCGTTACTTGAAATGGCCAAGAACTGGGTAAGAGAGCAGTCAtaactaacaaacaaacaaacaacttgTCTTGCTAGTTACAGCAGTTTCCCTTTATTCAGAACTGAATTACATGGGACACAGTTTGACAGATTGGTTTGGAACCAAGAAAGACCCTCTTGAAGACTCTGTGGCCCATAGATGATCCTAGAGCACTATCTCTGTCACATCTTGATGAAACAAGCTTGTGGTTGATTTTAATGAGGGAGGAGTAGCTGAATTATAGGAAAGGGGGGTGGGGGTTGACCATGGCCTAGTTGTTccaagcctgattaagctaatccttgATCAGTGGATTTTTGACAAGATCACagtttaaagtgcctatgaagcaaAATTTTTTCTTAGCATATTTGAAAGAGCCTCCAAAATGATGAAGGATGGCGCTTAtcttattgtgatagcactcttggttgccgagttattcaatattttgatttatgcaaattagatgacttgtgacatcattttgtggacacaatgtcaaataagataataaaaaatttcgcttcatattTGTAAGTTATAAACCTATTAGGACACAAATTTCtggcaaatcctcctttagcggtaattgagtagcaattaaaatttatggTAATCTAGGGTTAGCTTATTTGGGTCTTGAACAACTGCATGAGCCCATTATGTGAAGTTGAGATCAACTGCAACAAAGATAATTGCAGAGTTATGAGGTCAGTCCAGCTGGAAGGTATTTCTGGAAACATGTATTTCTAGATGGTCACTTATCCAGTTATTAACCCCAGCTATATGAAGACCTCACTTCAGCCGGGAACAAGTGTTTTTCTAAGTTGGGCCagctttttatttcttttatttttcatttgcaGGGAGAATTCAAAGTAACAGAGAAAGAATTTACTATGAAAGATATCATTCGTGCCACTAAAGAAAACAGGGTAATGAAAAATCATACTTTAAATTTTGAGCTCTTGATTAAATTTTCAAGAATGGATCACAGAAGACTTCAAGGGTCAGAATGCCATTGAGCCTCCACTCTTTTTGTTCTTTCCATATTTTAACACTTCTTGTGATCTACGAAAGGATGATAGAATAACGTTGAATGCACCATGAAACAGTGTAATGATAAATTATGTGGCTAGCAAATAATGGCTTGGCCATGGCTTGGGAACCAGTGAAGGaataactgaaaagatttcTTTGTTGTGCGAGAATAATCTAGTTATTAGCAACCCA
This region includes:
- the LOC136921187 gene encoding branched-chain-amino-acid aminotransferase-like isoform X2; amino-acid sequence: MLSVAWNVNDGWGDPKITPFQNLSLAPSSSVLHYGLECFEGMKAYRGDDDKIRLFRPLENMQRLNRSADRSCLPGFDGKEFLKCLRHLISIEKEWVPYSNKCSLYLRPTLIGTTPALGVTRPTSALLYVILSPVGPYFKTGTLSPVALLADPAFVRAWPGGCGDFKLGGNYGPTILAQQHAEMQGLQQVLWLFGEDRQVTEVGTMNIFMVWINDEGDKELITPPLNGLILPGITRKSLLEMAKNWGEFKVTEKEFTMKDIIRATKENRIKEMFGAGTACVVSPVNRILFEGQNIMIPTMENFEVCKRFYEELTAIQYGRTPSPWAEIVD
- the LOC136921187 gene encoding branched-chain-amino-acid aminotransferase-like isoform X1, with the translated sequence MASRITKLFNNCTSFFRFEAPKSWGGQCISSLKGARCLSTDSDIKYDKLVVEPIKTPKPKPDVNSLVFGAEFTDHMLSVAWNVNDGWGDPKITPFQNLSLAPSSSVLHYGLECFEGMKAYRGDDDKIRLFRPLENMQRLNRSADRSCLPGFDGKEFLKCLRHLISIEKEWVPYSNKCSLYLRPTLIGTTPALGVTRPTSALLYVILSPVGPYFKTGTLSPVALLADPAFVRAWPGGCGDFKLGGNYGPTILAQQHAEMQGLQQVLWLFGEDRQVTEVGTMNIFMVWINDEGDKELITPPLNGLILPGITRKSLLEMAKNWGEFKVTEKEFTMKDIIRATKENRIKEMFGAGTACVVSPVNRILFEGQNIMIPTMENFEVCKRFYEELTAIQYGRTPSPWAEIVD